The stretch of DNA TCGGCTTCAAAAAGATCCTGTATAGAAAATCCAATTACCGGACTGGTAAAAGAAAAGCTGTTAATTATACCTTCTTGGTTTATGTTGAACACGTTGCCCTTTATCAAATCAGAGTATCTTTCGTTTGTTTCAACAATATAAACGGTTAATTCAATATACGGTTCGCCCTTATCCAACTTTTCAACCAGATCATTTATATAATCTATTGTATTTTGTGGAGCATACACCACTATTTGATTAGTTTCTTTGTTAGTTTTTATGTATTGGTGTAGATTTTCGGGAATCAAATTTAAAAATTTATCAACCGAAATATACTTTAAAGAAATCACTTGAGTTTCAGTTAAGTTCAGAAAATTATGGCTTTGAGGATCAGCTAACCCGACAAAATAAACATTTTCATCGATTTTTTTATAAGAGTAGCCTCCCGGAAGTAGCAGTATATTTAGAGCCTTTTCTAAACCCACTTCTAAAAAGTCCGCTGTGACCAAACCACTCACGTATTGATCTGTTAAAATCGTTATCCCCGTTTGAAGAGATATTTCGTTCAGAGCCTCTACTAAATCTGTGTTGTAAAAAGTTGCCGTCACTTTTGGTGCAGTAACTTCTTGAGAAAAGGCTGAAAAACAAATAAGTGACAAAATAACTAAAGATAGTGTTCTTTTTAATATCCTTTTTATCACATTAACTCCCCCTCGAAGACTTTTAACCTTTGTTCATTGTTATAAATAGTAAGGATGTATCTATAACCATCTTCTTCTAAAATAGGTACTTCTCCAATCAACATCGTTTCTTGGCTTGGTACTAACCATTCTTGACTAGATGGAAGAAGATCGTAAACACCTATACTCACACCATCGCTGTCTAAAATACTCAAACTTCCTTTAGGGATTATGTATCTCTCCCCTGTATTTTTGATCAACGCACTGAAAATTCCGCTGCCTTCTATTTTTTCATAATTTGAGCTCACTAACTCAACATCATAATTTGCTTCACCTATAACGGTCTCAACGTTGACCTTTTTTTGAGATAAAAATTCTCCCGATTCATCGTACGCATTTAGAACGATTTTGCCATAGTATGCACCATTTTCTACTTCTTTTGGTACGTTTATTGAAAGAATAACCCTCGATGTTCGTTGAGTGTTAACTGTAAAAGATGCCGGAGACCTCAAAGTGATCCATGATAACAAGGATTTATCTTTAGGTAAACTCGCAAATTCTTCTCCGCCAACTTGAACCGTAACGTTTTGATTGGACATATTTTGTAGATTTATAACGAAGGTTTTTACAGCACCCGGATAAAGATCATAACTGAACTCAGTATTGTCTAATATAAGTGCAAGTTCCGTTGGAGAAGTAAAATTAAATCCTTTTTCAGGGACGTTTATATCGTATGTAAACACCTTTTGCCTGTTGGAATAGTTAACAAAGAGGTTTATCTTGTACTCGCCAGGAGCTAACAAGTACTTAGGTTTAGCTGAAAATACAACTTTATTACCTTTTAGTATTCTTTGAGCGGTTATATTGTTTTTTTCCATGTAAGGAGATTTTAAAGGTAACCTTTCTATCATTCTGCCCGATTTATCTCTCAAGATAGCTTCTGCAGAAAGAACGAGGTCGTAACTTGAACCATTAGCAATGGTAGCTTCGATTACCGGTTTTCCTTCTTCATCCGGAACGACTTTCATATCTTCAGCTTCCACCCTTGTTATGACTGTTCCTTGCACATGAACTGTGATTCTTATCGCATACCTTATAATTATTCCTATCGTTCCACTCGTTTCAACTTCTGGGGTAATCATGAGGATAAAATTGTAAGTTCCAAAAGGAGCGTTTGAAGGAATATTTACACCCACTTCGATAGGTGTTGTAGAACGTGGAGAAACCGTGATGGAATTTGGAAACTCAATCCAATTTGAATATAGAAAGTTATCTGAAGTTGCCTTTACATAATCGAAATTTCCGGACAGATCCTGAGTCATTTGATAAAGCTCTATATTGACGTTTTGTGTGGTGTTGCCGCCAATAACGTTTATTGTGGCAACGAATTCTTCTCCTGCCCTGACGTCTTTTTCAACGGACAGGGGTGAAACGGTTATCTGAGCAAAAGAAAAGGTTGTAAAAAGTAAAAAAACAATTGATAGAATATAAAATTTCTTCATAATTAATACCTATCCCCTTTTTTTGTGTCAATTATACCATAATTTATAATTATGTATAATCTTTATGTATAATCTTTGTTTTTTTATTCACAAAAATATAAAACACCCTAATATTAATAAAATTACCCCTTTCGATTCGCACTTTTAGTAAAAGGGGTAATTGAAAAACCACAAAATATTTTTTATATAGGCTTTTAAAAACTTTTAAAGTGAAGCGGATATGGTAAAGGTAACGTCGGCAATCTTTGTGTCTGGTGGAACAGTTCCTAAATCTAAGTTGTCGATAACGTTTATAGTTGCTGTGGTGTTAAAAGTCGTACTTCCTGGTGCACCATTAAATGGGTTATCGGTATTTGGGGTTATTTGTAATAATTCAGCCCAGTCTTCGTAACCACTTACTGGGGCAACCGAAGAAGTAACAGTATAATTCACATTCGCCTCAGCTAATAGAGCTACGGTATCTTCAACGGTTGAATATGGATATGCTGGATCAAATTCTAAATTAAATTGGTTATCTGCATCATTTAGTGTCAACCTCACAAATGCTGGAACATTCAAAAACACGGGAACTGTAGTTGTAGTAGAATCGCTCGTGGCCTGTGCCAATCCTGAAACTGATACCAACATCACCATCATCAAAACTGCTAAACCTAAAATCTTTTTCATTCTTAACTCCACCCCTTTTAAAATTTTTGTTATTTTAAATTGCTATTATTTTTTCTAAATTAATTATACTTACATTAATAAAACCACAATAATTTTCAATAAAAATCCAATCAGAATTTATGTTACAATTTTAAAGGCTTGAAACTGTGATTTGAATGTCTCCGATTTTTCTTCCTGAAGCATTATATATCCAACCTCCCTCCACTAACCAAAAGGTTAAAGAGTACCCGAGGCTTCCAGGAGTTCCTTGAATTTCTTGAATTCCTATAGTTGTATCTTGTGAACTTCCTTCCTCTGATTCCCATAGATTTTCTCCATTTGATATCGATAAATGAGAAGATTTTATTACTAGGTTTGCCTGAGGATTTTCATGAGGATCTTGCAATACCGTAAATTCAGCACCTAAATTATATTCTACATTAGCTTCCACATTAAAAGTCAAACTGTCTTTAAAATTGTTATCAACATTTAAGTCTAAACGTGTTTTACTAAGATCGGTAATTTTCAAGTATTCAGGTACTGTTAAATATATAGGGACCGTAGTCTCTTCATCTATAGCAAATGAGATTGATGCAACAATAATTATAATAGTAAAAAATAATGAATATTTTAACGTTGAAACCATTACCGCTCACACCCTGAGTGAATTTTTTTAATAATTAATTCTAATTTAATTATACTCAGGGAAATAAGAAAGTAATTAATTTCAATAAAATTTCAATAAGAATTTTTGCAGAAAAATAGTAAGATGAAAATAAGAATATGTAGAAAGATTTAGGAAGGCATCAAGAGGACGAAAGAGTTATATAAACATCACCGATGTGGATAACTTCATTGACTATAAGAACCTCATTTTCAAAAAGGGATAGTATTTGCTCACGTTTATCATTCCACAAATCGGCAAAGTTTGCCTTTATTTCAATATCAAAATCGATATTACCGCTCTCTACAGTAATTACTTGCTCATTTTGTAAAATAATATAATCTGCCAAAAAGCTGTAAGTGTCAAAAATATCTATTGAAAGATAAATATCGTACTTTTGCAAAGTTGATTCAATATGTACGGGAACTGAAGAAATAACATTATTCTGAGGATTGGAAAGATCAAAAGTCAGTTGAATTGTGCCCTCTTCTCCAATAATGAAATTTATAGAAGGTTCAGGCACCTTAAAATACACAGGAATGGCTTCATAGCTAAAATATCCACCTTCCATAGGGATAGAAATAACCACATCCGCTACGTGGAGTCCTTCCGTCGGAGAGCCTGCTTCAACATATTTCTCTTGTAATAAACTTCCATGATTGTTGAATAGATTACCTAAATCAGAGCCAACATTTACATCGAACTCAACGTTTCCGTTATTTAAATAGATATCAGGAGAACTTAAAAACTGTAAATAACTACCTTGAGATAGAAAATCAAATCCATCTAATAGTTCCAGGTCAATATATATATGAAGGGGAAGTAGATTAGACTCGAGGGATACATGTGAAGTTTTTTGATCATACCATGGCCCATTACCCGGATAAGGTGGAGAAAATACAAAGACTATTTCGTTTGAAACGGTATAGTCCACAAAAAAGTCATCAACTACAAAATAAATATCAACAAAATCTAACTGTTTCCCGTTTGAATCAAAAAGTAAACCTTCTCCTATTTTTGTGCCTGAGGAAGATAAAAGACCTTTTTTAAACATACTAAGAAGCCTTTGATTATAATGTTGCCACAATGTTTGTGCATTAAAACCTAACTGTATTGTATAAGTATTTCCACTTCCCCAACTTGAAAGGTTGAAATAACTTTTAAAAAATTCGTAATTACTATATAGTTGCAATTCTACACGGGATACGTTTGACTGGTTAAGAACAATTTGAACTTGCTGATAGTTGTAACTGTCTTTATCTAAACTGAATTCGAAATAATTGTCTGTTGAAAATATACTTAAAGTCATGAACAAAAAAGTTAAAACGATTAGTACATTTTTCATTTTAATCACTTCCTTATGATTTTCTTTCTAAATTATACCTCAATTTTCATAAATAATTTTATTCCTTCCAATAAAAATTCAATAAAAATGGTTGTAATTGGCTTTTAATGGGGTTTAAAAAAATAAGAAAAGACTTGACATTTTTATTTTTATTTAGTATAATTTTACTAGAGTTTTATTAGAGGTGGTGAGTTTAATGAAAAAGACAATTTTTGTAACAGTAATAATGTTGTTGGTTATGAATATAAGTGTTATTTCTTTTTCTCAAACTTCTGATAATGTCAATATTCCAGTTTATCTCAGCATTCCTAGCTATGCTGTTATTGAATCTGTTGATAAAGAGAGTTTAGAATATGATTTAGATTTGTCATCTCCTGAAAACAAAAGTGAAGAGGTTAAGGTAAAAATCGTTGCAAATACGGCTTTTGAACTTTATGTAGAATTTGATGCAGAAGAAAGCAGTTTTAGCGAAGAGACTCGAGCATTGTTAGAATTGTTGAATAGTAGTTATAATTATTCTATCGATAGTAACAAATCATCGTCGGGAGTTGTTGAAAAAACCGTTCAAGTAGGATTCAATTTTCAGCAGGCACTTGATAATAATCCTGAAATAAGAGAGTTACTTTTAAAAAGTGGAGAATACAACGGTAAGGTTGGAAATTTTGTTTTCACTGTTTCCCCTGCAGTTTAAATATGAATTCAGTAAGTAGGCGTTCGAGAGGTAGGTTAATCCCTGCCTCTTTTTTATTATTCAAAAATTAACAATTATTTTGTTTTTGATAAACTTTTTTGAAGTACAATAATACGGCTGAGGTGAGAATAATGTTTAACGAAGAATTGAAAAGTAAAAATCTAATAGTAGAATTAGATTCTTTTGAAAAGATACTAGAAAGAGAGATCATAATTAGAAACTGGA from Petrotoga olearia DSM 13574 encodes:
- a CDS encoding type II secretion system protein GspD translates to MIKRILKRTLSLVILSLICFSAFSQEVTAPKVTATFYNTDLVEALNEISLQTGITILTDQYVSGLVTADFLEVGLEKALNILLLPGGYSYKKIDENVYFVGLADPQSHNFLNLTETQVISLKYISVDKFLNLIPENLHQYIKTNKETNQIVVYAPQNTIDYINDLVEKLDKGEPYIELTVYIVETNERYSDLIKGNVFNINQEGIINSFSFTSPVIGFSIQDLFEAEIEMYEKNETANLVTKQVVNVLPGEQALLSLKNLNSIVFTTYRNEFRNIESGIEIEMTPTMREQIIQISFRTKTANLMEVKRDSYLLSESELETKVNLNPNEILLIADLDLSQLYSKSGGTTFLKDLPFFRFLFGDNQNQDESKRMMIFLTASPTFEGVEQK